One region of Hymenobacter sediminicola genomic DNA includes:
- a CDS encoding Na+/H+ antiporter: MQETVLLVLSLLFVMLLLVMLGQKLRISYPIFLVLGGLGLSLVPGLPHIVIDHELIFLIFLPPLLYEAAWYTSWQDFWRWKRPIGLLAFGLVFFTSTIVAYVSRAMIPGFTLPLGFLLGGIISPPDAVAATSVLKGVKVPRRVTAILQGESLINDASSLIVFRFALAAVVSGTFVWQQAAATFLLVSGMGLLVGLVVGQGFYLIHRYLPTTPSINTALTFIAPYSMYLLAEEFHFSGVLAVVSGGLLMSYHSHRVFDAATRLQSTSVWASVGFVLNGLVFILIGLELRVAVEGLGNYSLKQAITYGLSISGIVIIIRLLWMYPAAFVPRWLSRSIRTSEPSPGWQGTLILGWAGMRGVVSLASALSVPLLLANGQAFPQRNLILFITFVVILVTLVFQGLTLPAIIRFTRISEYDTQAIPTDEQEAGIRLRLRTVALAHMGQHYTSDMQENELIRALHQRMHAEAQRTGNLLEALDYDESKRLALQRYHQVLLDVLQVQRKELFALRREGVFEDEMLRHQEAQLDLDEAKISHMPH; the protein is encoded by the coding sequence ATGCAAGAAACTGTACTGCTTGTTTTGAGTCTGCTGTTCGTGATGCTCCTGCTCGTGATGCTGGGGCAGAAGCTGCGTATCTCCTACCCTATTTTCCTGGTGCTGGGCGGTCTGGGGCTGAGTTTGGTACCCGGCTTGCCGCACATCGTCATCGACCATGAGCTGATCTTCCTGATTTTCTTGCCGCCACTGCTCTACGAAGCGGCCTGGTACACCTCGTGGCAGGACTTCTGGCGCTGGAAACGCCCCATAGGGCTCTTGGCATTCGGGCTGGTATTCTTCACGTCCACTATCGTCGCCTACGTGTCGCGGGCCATGATTCCGGGTTTCACGCTGCCGCTGGGGTTTCTGCTGGGCGGCATCATTTCGCCGCCTGATGCCGTAGCGGCCACGTCGGTTCTCAAAGGCGTGAAAGTGCCGCGCCGCGTGACGGCCATTCTGCAGGGTGAAAGCCTGATCAACGATGCCAGCAGCCTTATTGTGTTTCGGTTTGCGCTGGCGGCAGTAGTGTCGGGTACGTTTGTGTGGCAGCAGGCCGCCGCCACGTTTTTGCTGGTGAGCGGAATGGGTCTATTGGTAGGGCTGGTAGTTGGCCAGGGATTCTACCTCATCCACCGCTACCTGCCCACCACACCCAGCATCAACACGGCCCTGACGTTTATTGCGCCCTATTCGATGTATCTGCTGGCTGAGGAATTTCACTTTTCCGGTGTGCTAGCCGTAGTAAGCGGCGGGCTGTTGATGTCCTACCACTCGCACCGCGTCTTCGATGCCGCCACCCGCCTGCAGTCTACCAGCGTGTGGGCCAGCGTAGGCTTCGTTCTGAACGGGCTGGTATTCATTCTGATTGGGCTGGAACTGCGGGTAGCGGTGGAAGGGCTGGGCAACTATTCTCTGAAACAAGCCATTACCTATGGCCTGAGTATCAGTGGCATCGTCATCATTATCCGGCTGCTGTGGATGTATCCGGCGGCGTTCGTGCCACGCTGGCTCAGCCGCAGTATCCGCACCTCGGAGCCCAGTCCTGGCTGGCAGGGCACGCTCATTCTTGGGTGGGCCGGCATGCGGGGCGTGGTGTCACTGGCCTCGGCGCTGTCGGTGCCGCTACTGCTGGCCAATGGCCAAGCATTTCCGCAGCGCAACCTGATTCTGTTTATCACCTTTGTCGTCATTCTCGTCACGCTGGTGTTCCAGGGCCTTACGCTGCCGGCTATCATCCGCTTCACGCGCATCTCCGAATACGACACCCAGGCCATACCGACCGACGAGCAGGAAGCGGGTATCCGGCTACGGCTGCGCACCGTAGCGCTGGCCCACATGGGGCAGCACTATACCTCTGATATGCAGGAAAACGAGCTGATCAGGGCATTGCACCAGCGCATGCATGCCGAAGCCCAGCGCACCGGCAACCTGCTTGAAGCCCTCGACTACGATGAGTCGAAGCGGCTGGCATTGCAGCGCTACCACCAAGTGCTACTTGATGTGCTGCAGGTGCAGCGGAAAGAGCTGTTTGCGCTGCGCCGGGAAGGAGTATTCGAGGACGAAATGCTGCGCCATCAGGAAGCACAGCTCGACCTGGACGAAGCCAAAATCAGCCATATGCCGCACTAG
- a CDS encoding UDP-glucose--hexose-1-phosphate uridylyltransferase: MATFDSTEHAHRRFNALTGEWVLVSPHRSKRPWQGQQETPEPEVRPAYDPTCYLCPGNTRAGGILNPEYTSTFVFENDFGALQPEVPTGGIDEGGLLRAEAESGVCRVICFSPRHDLTLPEMDTAAIREVVDLWVAQYQELGARPDINYVQIFENKGQVMGCSNPHPHGQIWAQRTVPTEPAKETVQQLAYFEKHGRTLLSDYLEIELREKQRVVLENEHFVVLVPFWAVWPFETLVVARRPVQDIVQLTEEERTALADLLRRLTIRYDNLFQISFPYSAGLHQRPTDGEEHPEWHLHMHFYPPLLRSATVRKFMVGYEMLGNPQRDITPEFSAERLRTLPEVHYKSAEQPE; the protein is encoded by the coding sequence ATGGCCACTTTCGATAGTACTGAGCACGCACACCGCCGTTTTAATGCCCTCACCGGCGAGTGGGTGCTGGTGTCGCCGCACCGTTCCAAGCGGCCCTGGCAGGGCCAACAGGAAACCCCCGAGCCGGAGGTTCGCCCTGCCTACGACCCCACCTGCTACCTCTGTCCCGGCAACACCCGCGCCGGAGGCATCCTCAATCCTGAATACACCTCCACGTTCGTGTTCGAAAACGACTTCGGGGCGCTGCAGCCCGAGGTGCCGACCGGGGGCATCGATGAAGGCGGACTGCTCCGGGCCGAGGCCGAGTCGGGGGTGTGCCGTGTCATCTGCTTCTCGCCGCGCCACGACCTGACGCTGCCCGAAATGGACACAGCTGCCATTCGGGAAGTGGTGGACCTGTGGGTAGCGCAATACCAAGAGCTGGGCGCCCGGCCTGACATCAATTACGTGCAGATTTTCGAGAACAAAGGCCAAGTGATGGGCTGCTCGAACCCGCACCCGCACGGCCAGATCTGGGCGCAGCGCACCGTGCCTACGGAGCCCGCCAAGGAAACCGTACAGCAACTGGCCTATTTCGAGAAGCACGGCCGCACGCTGCTCAGCGACTATCTGGAAATTGAACTGCGCGAAAAACAACGCGTGGTGCTGGAAAACGAGCATTTTGTGGTGCTGGTGCCGTTCTGGGCCGTGTGGCCCTTCGAAACGCTAGTAGTAGCCCGGCGGCCGGTGCAGGACATAGTGCAACTGACCGAGGAGGAGCGCACCGCACTGGCCGATTTGTTGCGCCGCCTCACCATTCGCTACGACAACCTGTTCCAGATTTCCTTTCCGTATTCGGCCGGCCTGCACCAGCGCCCGACTGATGGAGAGGAGCACCCCGAATGGCATCTGCACATGCATTTCTACCCGCCGCTGCTGCGCTCGGCCACCGTGCGCAAGTTTATGGTGGGCTACGAAATGCTGGGCAACCCGCAGCGCGACATTACGCCGGAGTTTAGCGCAGAGCGCCTGCGCACCCTGCCGGAAGTACATTACAAGTCAGCGGAACAGCCCGAGTAA
- the galK gene encoding galactokinase — translation MSTAAEVSATFQQHFGYAAPLLVRAPGRVNLIGEHTDYNQGFVLPAAIDKEIYFAIGLTQGTDIRLVSHDLHDSCTIATGQVHRTETQWANYLLGVVAQLQKRGVEVPGFDCVFGGNVPVGAGMSSSAAVECGLAFALNELLSLSLDKMTLAHAAQKAEHEYAGVMCGLMDQFASLFGRPGSVVRLDCRSLDFEYYPFNTEACRLVLCNSGVKHSLADSEYNKRRQECERGVEILRRHYPKVQSLRDATMTQLETHRDELGPLTFRRCSYVVQENQRVITACQHLEQQDLAAFGQQMYASHAGLRDDYEVSCEELDVLVEAARTVPGVYGSRMMGGGFGGCTINLVSPDQVENFIRQVGAVYQQRFGRDLETYQTSIVGGVSEVASNG, via the coding sequence ATGTCTACCGCCGCCGAAGTTTCCGCTACTTTTCAACAACACTTCGGGTATGCCGCGCCATTGCTGGTGCGGGCTCCCGGCCGGGTCAACCTCATCGGCGAGCATACCGACTATAATCAGGGATTCGTGCTGCCTGCTGCCATCGACAAGGAAATCTACTTCGCCATCGGCCTGACCCAGGGCACCGACATTCGGCTGGTGTCGCATGACCTGCACGACTCCTGCACCATTGCCACCGGCCAAGTGCACCGCACCGAGACGCAGTGGGCCAATTATCTGCTGGGCGTGGTGGCACAGCTGCAAAAGCGCGGCGTGGAGGTACCCGGCTTCGACTGCGTCTTCGGCGGCAATGTGCCCGTTGGGGCCGGTATGTCGTCGTCGGCGGCGGTGGAATGCGGGCTGGCTTTTGCCCTGAATGAGTTGCTGAGCCTGAGCCTCGACAAGATGACGCTAGCCCACGCGGCCCAAAAAGCAGAACACGAGTACGCGGGCGTCATGTGCGGCCTGATGGACCAGTTCGCTAGTCTGTTCGGGCGCCCCGGTTCCGTAGTGCGCCTCGACTGCCGGTCGTTGGACTTCGAATACTATCCTTTCAATACTGAAGCCTGCCGCCTGGTGCTCTGCAACTCCGGCGTGAAGCACAGCCTGGCTGATTCCGAGTATAATAAGCGCCGCCAAGAGTGCGAGCGGGGCGTAGAAATTCTGCGCCGCCACTACCCCAAAGTGCAGAGCCTACGCGACGCCACCATGACCCAGCTGGAAACCCACCGCGACGAGCTGGGTCCCCTGACATTCCGCCGCTGCTCCTATGTGGTGCAGGAAAACCAGCGCGTGATAACCGCCTGCCAGCATCTGGAACAACAGGATCTGGCTGCTTTCGGGCAGCAGATGTACGCCTCACACGCTGGCCTGCGCGACGACTACGAAGTGAGCTGCGAGGAACTGGACGTGCTGGTAGAAGCGGCCCGTACAGTACCCGGTGTATATGGCTCGCGGATGATGGGCGGCGGTTTCGGCGGCTGTACTATCAATCTGGTATCTCCTGACCAGGTGGAAAACTTCATCCGGCAGGTGGGTGCCGTGTATCAGCAGCGCTTCGGCCGCGACCTGGAAACCTACCAGACGAGCATCGTGGGTGGCGTATCGGAAGTAGCAAGCAACGGATAA